The nucleotide sequence GCGGGACACGTACACTGCCGGTTTTAATGAATGCACAAGCCGGGGAGAAATTGgcagaaaatttattaaatgctCACGTATACAAATCCCTTGtacaaaaccgaaaaccgaaaatgcCTGCATCTGACAagcacacatacacgcacagGCAGCAATTGTTTTCGCAGAGAACAATAACTTGAACAGGATGCGCTCGAATATCTCGTCCTGGTTCTGGTTTTGCTCTCGATTCTGTTTCGGATTCGGTTTCGCCGGCTGATGTATGCATAAAATAATCCTTTTATGCTCGGCACAACAATGTCcgtgaaatgcaaaacaataaCAGTACTAACGATAGCATTTCCCCGCCTTCCCCGCAGGATGCCCATGCCCTCCTTCTGCGTTGCATTAACATAATGCGCAGGCAACTCAAGCAGGGCCCACGtgtcgtatgcgcaatgtggGCGGCATGGGTTGCCATTCATGcacccatccacccatccGGTGGCAACTGTCGCCCCAACacttttgttgccatttgaTTTAGATGCCCCCCCCTCCCCGCACACCAAACAAATAAAGCATAAAGTGCATCTTCCGATGCGACCGTCGATATACAATATATCTAAACTAAAGCAACCCGAACCTATAAGGcttataatacattttttctaATATATAGTGTGCTTATTTTGATTTCAAAGATGGATGAAAGTGCAAAACAGCAGCTGTTGAATTCATTAAAAACTCGGGAAACCTATCTCGATCTCTAATGTGGTTAAGTTAGTCAGAAAGCGCATTCATAGGCATTGTTTTAAGTTGCACAACTTTGGATGCAGAGCAAAAGGCGCGGCCGATTTGTTTTCACAGCCTTTGCGGTTgatgaaaatgtaaatttgaTGCATTCCAAGAAGCCAGAACCAGATATGAACAAGATTAAAACTACAACTTTGTCAGGGTCGCTCCTTCCATCCATCCGAAAGAGTTGCCAGCAGAAGAGCGGAATAAATGGGGCCAGAGTTCGGAGCTCATGCagcttaaatataaatactagcgtatatatgtatgtataatgcCGTCAAGTTTCCATCCTCGTGCATTGTACATTACTCTTGGCTTAACCTTAACGAAATATGCCAACAATTTACTTTAAGTTACTTTTTATGTACTTAGTGGCCTGGCTcggttattattgttgttctcGGTCCGCCCAACACAGAAATCCTTTCTTGGACTTCTGCCCAAGGAGCTGAGTGACTAAGGAACTCGCCGACTGGCGTGCGTTTCTgttcggtttcagtttcagcttcagcttcagcttcagtttcggtttttgtttctgcTCCTCGGCTTCGAGCCGTGGCCCATAAAATTTATGTTGCTTCATTCCTCAATAATTGCATAGCTCAGTAAATTTTAATGCAAGCGgtcataaataatttcgttctgtttgtgtttgtgttttgtgtgtttcgTTCACGATTTGCGTTTTGCCATTTGCGTTTACTCTGGGCCAGAGCGAAATAAATAACGTATACGCTAAATAACTCTGTCTCAGTCTCGTAGTGGAATAAGTACTTTAAGGAATGAACTCGAAGGCATTTCACGACCGGCGCACGactaaaatgcattttgtttgATATTCTCTTTGGCCTTTGACTCGACGCCTGTGCTGTGACCCTTTGCCCTTCCACTGACCCACCACAGTTTGCAAAAGCAAGTTAGCGTGATGAGCATGAATCTGTCAGCGAAACTCGATGAGCTGCAGCGGGGAGATCGACACCTGGAGACGACGGTCGCCCTGTGCGAAATCCGCACCCAGCTCCAGGAGCTGACCAAATCCGTGGAGAGCTGCCAGAGCGAGGTGTCCGAGGTGAGTTGGGAGTCGAGAATCCCAATAATACCTGGCTAAATTGCTTAGAATTTGTCCAAAAATTCGCTGTACTTATTTATATGAATAACTAAAAAAAGGATTCGTTGCTTATCCAGGTGAAGCGCGACATGGTGGCCATCAAGCACGAACTGGACACCGTGCAGCAGGTGAAGGAGGAGATCGAGGAGCTGCGCGAATACGTCGATCGACTGGAGGAGCACACGCACAGACGGAAGCTAAGACTTTTAGAACAAGTTTGTAGCTTAAATTATTTGCCATGTTGTGTAATTAAATACTTGAATTTCATTTCTCTATTCATGTACAAACCGAAACACCAAGAACCAACTACCAACAACCCAGAGCCAGACAACCACACGACCAAAAAACCACCCAGAACTACCCGAACATCCATCCACCCAGCCACACAAAACCACTGACGGCAGAAACTGCCACCATGACGGACAGATGCAAATGCTCTTCGGATTGGCCTCAGTTTCTGTCCACACTCAAACAAATTTATCCCCTATAACGACTTGAAAATTGGATAACCGAATTTCATTGGCCGAATTGCAGTATAAAAAGTACTTAACAGAGATTTGTTTGAGTGTACGGCACACGTACAGACGGCTTCTTCATCAAcgtatattaaatattagctATCTAATtagttttgtattatttatttttataagttctgtagcaaaatcaaataaatatatgcgaaaaatgttaatacaacttttattttgttcaaTTTCATTGATTTGAAGTATGGTTTCCGACATCCGAACACTTTCATCCATCAGAACGTATCTTATTGTTTCGTTACCCCTGAGTTTCAATTAGAAAATTGGCCTTATCCAAAGAGAAAGCTTTGGTTTCCTTGACGCACACTCGTTTGCAAAGCGTTTGATGGACCCGCCCGCACATCCCCCACCAAATCCCCACCGTCCCGCCCCGCTCCCCCGCTGAATTGTTCACCACTAATGGTATTTACCAATCAAAACTTCCAGGGTCTCACCTTCTTCCTCACCTACTCGATTTTCTCGGCGGTGCTGGGCATGCTGCAATTCGGCTACAACACCGGCGTCATCAACGCGCCCGAAAAGAATATCGAGAACTTCATGAAGGACGTCTACAAGGACCGCTACGGCGAGGACATCAGCGAGGAGTTCATCCAGCAGCTCTACTCGGTGGCGGTATCCATTTTCGCCATCGGCGGCATGCTGGGCGGTTTCAGCGGAGGCTGGATGGCCAACCGCTTTGGCAGGTAATTTAATTGTCTTATATCAATAGTTTTATACCAAACTAGATATGATATCATTGCTTAAATGGTTTCCATTTGGTTCGAATTGCAGAAAAGGCGGCCTACTGTTGAACAATGTGCTCGGAATTGCCGGCGCCTGTTTGATGGGATTTACCAAAGTTAGTCATTCCTATGAAATGTTATTCCTTGGCCGATTTATAATTGGTGTTAATTGCGGTGAGTGATTATTATAAACTAATAAGTTCAAATACTTACTAATGGGTGCATGGATTTGATTCGAAGGCCTCAACACTTCGCTGGTGCCCATGTACATCTCGGAGATAGCGCCACTGAATCTGCGCGGTGGCTTAGGAACTGTTAATCAATTGGCTGTGACTGTAGGTTTACTATTATCCCAAGTGCTGGGCATCGAGCAAATCCTCGGCACCAACGAGGGCTGGCCCATCCTCCTGGGCCTGGCCATCTGCCCGGCGATCCTGCAGCTGATCCTGCTGCCCGTCTGCCCGGAATCGCCCAGATATCTGCTCATTACCAAGCAGTGGGAGGAGGAGGCGCGAAAAGGTACAACTCCTGTGTAATCTATAAACTTTAAGCTGCATCTTTTAACAAATCCTTGTGTAGCCCTGCGCCGACTGCGAGCCTCTGGGTCCGTGGAGGAGGACATCGAGGAGATGCGGGCCGAGGAGCGCGCCCAGCAGTCCGAGAGCCACATATCGACCATGGAGCTGATATGCTCGCCCACCCTGCGCCCTCCGCTGATCATCGGCATCGTGATGCAGCTGAGCCAGCAATTCAGCGGCATCAACGCCGTCTTCTACTATTCCACGTCGCTGTTCATGAGCTCGGGATTGACTGAGGAGAGCGCCAAGTTCGCTACGATAGGCATCGGCGCCATAATGGTAGGTTTCGAGAAGCCATCATCAAACGACCTCAGATTCTGAGTTATGTGTGTTACTGTATTTTTGCACAGGTTGTTATGACGCTCGTGTCCATTCCGCTAATGGATCGCACGGGTCGCCGGACCCTGCATCTCTATGGTCTGGGCGGAATGTTCATCTTCTCAATCTTCATCACCATTTCGTTCCTGATCAAGGCAAGTATAGTGGTGTCCAGGATTCTTGAGTCCTGCTCTTGCTCCTGTAGAGTAATGCCTGCGAATGTCAATGCTAAGATGCCTGCCAGTTTGggtttgcatttgtttgtccCCCGCCCGTTCAGTGATTTGCATATGACTCTGAAATCCTAGAAACGCTAGAACTTATATCCCAtatcccatttcccatttacTCCAAACGAGTGCGTgcgtttataaatatttgaatattaatatattttatgcatgAAGTTGTGTTTTACCCCTTCGAGCCCTcaaaacatgaaaaaaaaaaaaaaaaacagaacataaAAACACTCACCAACACACACGTAAGAGCATGACAGTTGTCCCGCGCGTATATCTATAAATTATTGATGTGAgatatatttgaatttataacAAGTTGGATTTATGACTCTCGCCCAGCCATTAAACAAACGTAgcctttttgtgttttttccgtGCTTGCGTTGATGTATTGCATTTAAGTCATAGACGTATGTGTGTTTAATTTATAGGCCAAAACTTGGTCACTTTAGTAATTAATTACGTCCTCTATCTGCgatttgaaaatatgtttacgCAGATTGTGGCACATGAATGATTAGCTTTGGAATGCTTTTGTGTTAGTTATGACTTTTTGAGTTTTTTACCGCTTTCCAACTTTGTATACACAGTTTGCACGTGGCTTGCCAATAGATATACAATAGTTACTTTTTCAGTTGCCTAGGCTAAGTTGTTGCGCCTGTGAGCTGGACCACAAATACCTATTTAATCAGGCACTTGTTTATGGATGTGTCAAGCATTTAAAGACAAGTTCCTGATTTCAAATATCCCGGCCAGCCCCTTGCGCAACTGTCCCGCCCCTAATTAGTGCTATTCTCGACTTGGCAGGCTTTCGCCCCACAAAACACTCACTCGAAATCGGTTGACGAATTCGTTCTGTTTATGATTTATACGCTTTGTTTTCCGCTAGAGGCAATCCACACAGTTTCAAAGGCAAGCAAAAGTTTCgacaaaaagcaaaaccaacACACAACTGAGCAAAAGTTTTCCGGGCACCAGTTCCACCAGCTCCCCCAAAATGGAGAAAAACATAGAGCAGAGCACCGCGCTGAACTCGCTTTAGAGGTGTCACCACCTCCCACACACGAAACTCTCACATAGAAACCAAAACACTCAATGTGACCTCAAGCCATAATTTATACTCTTTGTTTGGTAATTGTGTAAGATATAGCTAACTTTGCAACTAAGTACAACAAAGCATTCCTAAGCATTCTCAGACCCAGAAAGACTCGAGCAGCAGTTCAGAGGTCAACTCTTTGAGAACCAAGAAAACGAGAGCAGCCAACTTCAGCTCCTATCAAACTTAATACTTTCGATAATCTAATAACCAACTCATGCATAAAAGAGATCAGGCTTATCTAGGGGGTTGTGTCTTATATTCATTCGTATTATTTCGAAGACAGTTCGTTAAGCGCGAGTAGAGGAAAAGCCTACATCGAGAATGCGAGTACTATGCATTTTGTATAGGAGTTCTTTGGTTATGTGCAGGAAATGATCGACTGGATGTCCTACCTCTCTGTGGTGGCCACTCTCGGATTCGTCGTCTTCTTTGCGGTGGGACCCGGTTCGATACCCTGGATGATTACCGCGGAGCTCTTCTCCCAGGGACCCCGGCCCAGTGCCATGGCTATTGCGGTGCTGGTCAACTGGATGG is from Drosophila melanogaster chromosome 3L and encodes:
- the Glut1 gene encoding glucose transporter 1, isoform Z, with protein sequence MAFLCAPGLTFFLTYSIFSAVLGMLQFGYNTGVINAPEKNIENFMKDVYKDRYGEDISEEFIQQLYSVAVSIFAIGGMLGGFSGGWMANRFGRKGGLLLNNVLGIAGACLMGFTKVSHSYEMLFLGRFIIGVNCGLNTSLVPMYISEIAPLNLRGGLGTVNQLAVTVGLLLSQVLGIEQILGTNEGWPILLGLAICPAILQLILLPVCPESPRYLLITKQWEEEARKALRRLRASGSVEEDIEEMRAEERAQQSESHISTMELICSPTLRPPLIIGIVMQLSQQFSGINAVFYYSTSLFMSSGLTEESAKFATIGIGAIMVVMTLVSIPLMDRTGRRTLHLYGLGGMFIFSIFITISFLIKEMIDWMSYLSVVATLGFVVFFAVGPGSIPWMITAELFSQGPRPSAMAIAVLVNWMANFVVGIGFPSMKTALENYTFLPFSVFLAIFWIFTYKKVPETKNKTFEEILALFRHNNGRSMLNCTNSLEPQSMNSGIEHAALMVSEEKTQHDSPASERFLEGGRSTHQGRSAASAPHHPRQPPPVCPSSGP